One segment of Paraburkholderia caribensis DNA contains the following:
- a CDS encoding DUF1272 domain-containing protein: protein MLELRPSCEGCGKALPPDSRDAMICSFECTFCEVCALTALRNVCPNCGGNFQHRPVRPAAMLQKHPASSASHPVGVDEVAHGAYLARYREIPPSER from the coding sequence ATGCTCGAACTAAGACCATCATGCGAAGGCTGTGGCAAGGCACTGCCACCCGACTCGAGAGATGCAATGATCTGCAGTTTCGAATGCACGTTTTGTGAAGTCTGCGCGCTGACCGCGTTGCGCAATGTGTGTCCGAACTGTGGGGGAAATTTCCAGCATCGGCCGGTTCGTCCCGCGGCGATGCTGCAGAAGCATCCCGCGTCGTCCGCTTCCCATCCTGTCGGCGTCGACGAGGTCGCACACGGTGCTTACCTGGCGCGTTATCGCGA